Proteins from a genomic interval of Chloroflexota bacterium:
- a CDS encoding NAD(P)/FAD-dependent oxidoreductase gives MEGIVGKVFDEFPTESNWDVVVIGAGPNGLMTAAYLARAGAKVAIIERRYEVGGGLATEEILFPGYYSNMHAIYHMMVDYMPAIKDFNLDRHALVWIKPNLQMAMVFGDGSTLLLTRMLEDTVDSILKFSQKDAKAFGKHAHVWQRMMDEIVGPATYLPPKPSLDLIVSMQRTEIGRELLELNEKSPLQIMNECFENWKYDKWSYYTLHVVSTEMPKYQCDDPWANESFMTVIGFESTDQVVAHWKNVMKGKLDKNFGGHVTCESFWDPHLVRMPTGKVSFFQMHAPYDIEGGWEKRGQELQEATLDKWHKAAPNMKRESIMMLNGESPVDIEIRFPNMRRGGVKHGDYTPMQLGFNRPNIECSTSKTPIEGLYLCGASTYPGGMVTGGPGYIAANK, from the coding sequence ATGGAAGGGATTGTCGGGAAAGTATTTGACGAGTTCCCTACCGAGAGCAACTGGGATGTGGTTGTCATTGGAGCCGGCCCCAATGGCCTGATGACCGCAGCCTATCTGGCCAGGGCCGGAGCCAAGGTGGCCATCATCGAGCGCCGCTACGAGGTGGGCGGAGGGTTGGCCACCGAGGAAATCCTCTTCCCCGGCTATTACTCCAACATGCATGCCATCTACCATATGATGGTAGACTATATGCCTGCCATAAAGGACTTCAACCTGGACCGCCATGCTTTGGTGTGGATCAAGCCCAACCTGCAAATGGCCATGGTTTTCGGCGATGGGAGCACCCTGCTCCTGACGCGCATGTTAGAGGACACCGTCGACTCCATCCTGAAGTTTTCCCAAAAGGATGCCAAGGCCTTCGGGAAGCATGCTCATGTCTGGCAGCGGATGATGGATGAGATAGTGGGGCCAGCCACCTATTTGCCCCCCAAGCCCTCTCTGGACCTGATTGTCAGCATGCAGCGCACCGAAATAGGACGGGAACTACTGGAACTCAACGAAAAGAGCCCTCTTCAGATCATGAATGAGTGCTTCGAGAACTGGAAGTACGACAAATGGAGCTACTATACCCTGCACGTCGTCTCTACGGAGATGCCGAAATACCAGTGCGATGACCCCTGGGCCAACGAGAGCTTCATGACTGTTATCGGCTTCGAGAGCACTGACCAGGTGGTGGCCCACTGGAAGAACGTGATGAAGGGCAAGCTGGACAAGAACTTTGGGGGCCACGTCACCTGCGAGAGCTTCTGGGACCCGCATTTGGTGCGGATGCCGACTGGTAAGGTCTCCTTCTTCCAGATGCATGCCCCTTATGACATCGAAGGCGGCTGGGAGAAGCGGGGACAGGAGCTACAAGAGGCCACACTGGACAAATGGCATAAAGCCGCTCCCAACATGAAGCGAGAGAGCATAATGATGCTGAATGGTGAGAGCCCGGTGGATATCGAGATACGTTTTCCCAACATGCGTCGCGGTGGGGTAAAGCATGGTGACTACACGCCCATGCAGTTGGGCTTCAACCGCCCCAATATTGAGTGCTCCACCTCCAAGACACCGATCGAAGGCCTCTACCTGTGTGGCGCCTCGACCTATCCTGGAGGCATGGTGACCGGTGGGCCTGGCTATATCGCGGCCAACAAA
- a CDS encoding NAD(P)/FAD-dependent oxidoreductase: protein MAANEKYDVVIVGAGHNGTTTAAYLAKCGLSVCLLEERPECGGAQENVEPMAGVRTAPHAVGNYGGAAPGWEQLELWKYGFRMDANPREAWQALQPSWEDARCFTTSGLPGLTKKDINGWAKLSGFLGQPPFTTELLRAVYYCPPHPPEVELSPENIPFMQVYKKRQPDVWTKELLEMTLFDLLDEHCETEPFKVDKAYKALMSGAFGHFQGQAIPALASVVAPAPPYMPRPVGPRGNMHGYYHAILRCAIAHGVTVRTCCPVDEIIVNDGTAVGVRLRETATCGEKTIWAKKAVISSTDIRQTFLKLIGPQHLDLGFRQRIADLSLKGGSLTYYVVVTREPLRHPPKYEAGWAGIGVFVGGMGCFDSRELYFEHVADVLGQKGMPTMPPDRVLWNHMATTIYDVTHPQCTRPGLWVEGPACVMFPTPEYQPDGHDAQHRKRAEILEYMRTVVSQYVENLNSDNVVAEFLETPYDQEFRNTGMLGGSWYGVRPCKDEWWNQRPLPELARYRTPIDGLYLGHQSSAHPGGLCIMAVAYNLMHTLIEDGIAEPGPWWYPSPWYIPQQGKKSARRP, encoded by the coding sequence ATGGCTGCGAACGAGAAATATGATGTTGTCATCGTGGGTGCAGGGCACAACGGCACCACCACAGCAGCATACTTGGCCAAGTGCGGGCTGAGCGTGTGCTTGTTGGAGGAAAGGCCTGAGTGTGGCGGAGCACAGGAGAACGTTGAGCCGATGGCTGGGGTACGCACGGCCCCCCACGCTGTCGGCAACTACGGGGGCGCAGCCCCAGGATGGGAGCAGTTGGAACTCTGGAAATATGGGTTCCGCATGGATGCTAACCCGAGAGAGGCCTGGCAAGCTTTGCAACCGTCGTGGGAGGACGCCAGGTGCTTTACTACCAGTGGGTTGCCAGGGTTAACCAAAAAGGACATAAACGGCTGGGCGAAGCTGAGTGGTTTCCTCGGCCAGCCCCCCTTCACCACAGAACTGCTCCGGGCCGTCTACTATTGTCCTCCTCACCCTCCAGAGGTCGAGCTAAGTCCTGAAAACATCCCCTTCATGCAGGTGTACAAGAAACGCCAGCCCGACGTCTGGACAAAAGAGCTGCTTGAGATGACGCTGTTCGATCTCCTCGACGAGCATTGTGAGACTGAGCCTTTCAAGGTGGATAAAGCGTACAAGGCCCTGATGTCAGGAGCCTTCGGCCACTTTCAGGGCCAGGCCATCCCCGCCCTGGCCTCCGTAGTAGCCCCCGCCCCGCCCTACATGCCCAGGCCAGTCGGCCCTCGAGGGAATATGCACGGTTACTATCACGCCATTCTGCGCTGCGCCATAGCTCACGGTGTCACTGTGCGTACCTGCTGTCCGGTTGATGAGATCATCGTCAACGACGGTACGGCAGTGGGCGTGCGTCTGAGGGAGACTGCCACCTGCGGCGAAAAGACAATCTGGGCCAAGAAGGCAGTGATCAGCTCCACCGACATCAGGCAAACCTTTCTCAAACTGATTGGGCCGCAACACCTGGACCTTGGCTTCAGGCAGCGGATTGCTGACCTCAGCCTAAAGGGAGGTAGCCTGACCTATTATGTTGTCGTCACTCGCGAACCGCTGCGGCACCCTCCCAAGTATGAGGCAGGTTGGGCCGGAATAGGCGTTTTCGTTGGTGGGATGGGCTGCTTTGATTCGCGAGAGCTGTACTTCGAGCATGTGGCTGACGTCCTTGGCCAAAAGGGTATGCCGACCATGCCTCCTGATAGGGTCTTGTGGAACCACATGGCCACCACCATTTACGATGTTACTCACCCTCAATGTACCAGACCTGGCCTTTGGGTTGAAGGCCCTGCTTGTGTCATGTTCCCCACTCCGGAGTACCAGCCAGATGGCCACGACGCGCAGCACCGGAAGAGGGCTGAAATCCTGGAATATATGCGCACCGTAGTGAGTCAGTACGTTGAAAACCTCAACTCGGATAACGTTGTGGCTGAGTTTCTGGAGACTCCCTATGATCAGGAGTTTCGCAACACCGGGATGCTGGGTGGCTCCTGGTATGGAGTCCGCCCCTGCAAAGACGAGTGGTGGAACCAGCGTCCTTTGCCCGAGTTGGCTCGATACCGCACTCCCATCGACGGGCTTTATCTTGGCCACCAGTCATCGGCCCATCCCGGCGGTTTGTGCATCATGGCTGTTGCCTACAACCTGATGCACACCCTCATCGAGGACGGTATCGCTGAACCCGGTCCATGGTGGTATCCATCACCGTGGTACATCCCCCAGCAGGGAAAGAAATCGGCCAGGCGTCCGTAA